A genomic stretch from Spongiibacter nanhainus includes:
- a CDS encoding substrate-binding periplasmic protein translates to MMRFGGFCLCFCALLLAASQSAARSLEDIQASGYIEFAVYRDFPPYSQLVDGKPEGIDIDLGKAIAERLALKPRWMWVTADETVDDDLRNAIWKGNVIERRVADVMLRVPYDRRYSYARDGYGLPRNDLVVMLAPYHTESWRIARNLDKIGDVRNLAIFQYQPIGVELDSLPDFFLSGFLGGRLRDNVRHYIRIQQATADLLEGKISAVAGMRTQLEWTLNASGENIDIDSDGLETMGSLDWDIGIAIRHDFRPLGYRLESVIKALIDEGLVENIFARYGAGYARPSLYSSAPQNAAN, encoded by the coding sequence ATGATGAGATTTGGCGGGTTTTGCTTGTGCTTTTGCGCGTTGCTGCTGGCAGCAAGTCAGTCTGCAGCGCGAAGCCTGGAGGACATCCAGGCTTCCGGGTACATCGAGTTCGCGGTGTACCGGGATTTCCCGCCTTACTCCCAGCTTGTTGACGGCAAGCCCGAGGGAATCGATATCGATTTGGGTAAGGCAATAGCCGAGAGGCTGGCACTGAAGCCCCGCTGGATGTGGGTCACTGCCGATGAAACCGTCGACGACGATTTACGCAATGCGATTTGGAAGGGCAATGTCATAGAGCGTCGAGTCGCCGATGTAATGTTGCGGGTTCCCTATGACCGCCGCTACAGTTACGCACGTGACGGTTATGGTCTACCGCGGAATGATCTGGTTGTTATGCTGGCGCCCTATCACACAGAGTCCTGGCGTATCGCTCGGAATCTGGACAAAATCGGCGATGTAAGAAACCTGGCCATATTTCAGTATCAACCTATCGGTGTAGAGCTGGACAGCCTACCGGATTTCTTTTTGTCCGGTTTTCTGGGCGGGCGATTGCGAGACAACGTCAGGCATTACATCCGCATTCAGCAAGCCACTGCTGATTTGCTTGAAGGGAAAATCAGTGCCGTCGCCGGTATGCGTACCCAGTTGGAGTGGACTCTAAATGCTTCGGGGGAAAATATTGATATCGACAGCGATGGCTTAGAGACTATGGGCAGCCTCGACTGGGATATTGGTATTGCTATCCGCCACGACTTCAGACCGCTGGGCTATCGACTGGAAAGCGTCATCAAGGCGCTAATTGATGAAGGCCTTGTCGAAAACATCTTCGCCCGTTACGGCGCAGGTTATGCGCGCCCCTCCTTGTATAGCAGTGCTCCCCAAAACGCCGCCAACTGA
- the nosP gene encoding nitric oxide-sensing protein NosP, with protein sequence MMALESQTMAEHAAVAYGSSESQDAAVAATELFDGLSGVEPACVIFFCCVDYNREELGRALATLFGDIPVLGCTTAGEISPFGMRSGSIAGFALSRDHFVVETTLLPNLASFSERGAFDTIKQSLERLEDKALAPVGENSFALSLLDGLSVQEELVLSALNDALPGIPLVGGSAGDNLHFRDTHIYYDKQFFSNAAAIILVNTRRPFTVIHGHHLTPGEEKLVVTKADAAKRIVYEFNAEPAALEYCRIMGISLDELSTRNFAMHPLSVQVGDNTFVRSVQQVNDDLSLTFFCAIDTGIVLTKMKNGRLIEEFDQRMRRVVAEVGDPDIVIGYDCIHRRIEVEDTDSSEALEALYRRYKIVGFNTYGEHCDAMHVNHTFTGVAIGKYDDFPL encoded by the coding sequence ATGATGGCATTAGAATCGCAAACCATGGCAGAACATGCAGCGGTCGCCTATGGCAGCTCGGAGAGTCAAGACGCTGCTGTTGCCGCTACAGAATTGTTTGATGGCCTCAGTGGTGTCGAACCTGCCTGTGTGATCTTTTTTTGCTGCGTGGATTACAACCGGGAGGAATTAGGTAGGGCGTTGGCTACCCTATTTGGCGATATCCCTGTTTTGGGTTGCACCACCGCTGGAGAGATTTCCCCCTTTGGCATGCGTAGTGGGTCTATTGCGGGCTTTGCCTTGTCGAGAGATCACTTTGTTGTCGAAACCACGCTGCTACCTAACCTAGCCTCTTTTTCTGAACGGGGAGCATTCGATACCATAAAGCAGTCCTTAGAACGCCTTGAGGATAAGGCCCTGGCACCTGTCGGAGAAAACAGTTTCGCCCTCTCTTTACTCGACGGCCTCTCTGTTCAAGAGGAATTGGTCTTAAGTGCCTTGAACGACGCATTGCCGGGCATCCCGCTAGTGGGTGGCTCGGCGGGGGATAATCTGCACTTTCGCGATACCCACATTTATTACGACAAGCAATTCTTCAGCAATGCAGCGGCCATCATTCTGGTCAATACTCGACGACCCTTCACCGTAATTCACGGCCACCATTTGACGCCAGGCGAGGAAAAATTGGTTGTGACCAAAGCCGATGCTGCCAAGCGTATTGTTTATGAATTTAACGCAGAGCCGGCGGCCCTGGAGTACTGCCGCATCATGGGGATTTCCCTGGATGAGCTGAGCACTCGCAATTTTGCGATGCATCCCCTGTCTGTACAGGTCGGCGATAATACGTTTGTGCGATCCGTGCAGCAGGTTAACGATGATCTGAGTCTGACCTTTTTCTGTGCGATTGATACCGGTATTGTGCTGACAAAAATGAAAAATGGTCGCCTGATTGAGGAGTTCGATCAGCGTATGCGTCGCGTTGTCGCCGAAGTGGGTGACCCGGATATCGTCATTGGTTACGACTGTATACACCGCCGTATCGAAGTTGAAGACACGGACAGTTCAGAAGCGTTAGAAGCACTCTATCGTCGTTATAAGATTGTTGGATTCAATACCTACGGTGAGCACTGCGACGCAATGCATGTCAACCATACCTTCACTGGTGTTGCAATCGGTAAGTACGATGACTTCCCCCTTTGA
- a CDS encoding ABC transporter substrate-binding protein, which translates to MKPYTKDSFILISIAIAIAALALFASPLCASTDGNDKQPVGSIEILYVEQVFVAQPTLSNIRPPAEDSGAAGALLGVADNNTTGRFLGQHYRVKVIREGDPKTLIARVLEHIDVNGALILAHLPTGTLQQLAQSSGLSRSSIIFNVSNQDNVLRTNYCRPRLLHTSPSRAMLTDALAQFLVAKGWQRWLLLHGPYAEDKRYADSVKHSAKRFGATLVDQRQWSFDSDLRRSAQKEIRLFSQAKNYDVTVIADERGDIGEYIPYNTWLARPAAGTQGLKPTAWHWSVEQWGATQLQERFRASASRDMNDLDYAAWLAVRVIGEAVTRTNSDDLNKLYRYILSDRFEVSGFKGRPLSFRSWNGQLRQPIPLAHPRSLVSQSPQAGFLHPRSEMDTLGFDQPEVECQFAQPSSPAEL; encoded by the coding sequence ATGAAACCCTACACGAAAGACAGTTTTATTCTGATCAGTATCGCAATAGCAATTGCAGCTCTGGCACTATTTGCATCCCCGTTGTGCGCCTCCACAGACGGTAATGACAAGCAGCCGGTAGGCAGCATCGAAATACTGTATGTAGAGCAAGTCTTTGTCGCCCAGCCTACGCTTTCCAATATCCGGCCGCCCGCCGAAGACAGTGGGGCTGCTGGCGCCTTACTGGGCGTTGCGGATAACAACACCACCGGCCGCTTCCTGGGTCAACATTACCGTGTAAAAGTCATTCGCGAGGGGGACCCCAAAACGCTGATTGCCCGTGTTTTAGAGCACATAGATGTAAACGGCGCTTTGATTCTTGCGCACCTCCCCACTGGAACCTTGCAACAACTGGCCCAATCCAGCGGCTTGAGTCGCTCCTCGATTATATTCAATGTCAGTAATCAGGATAACGTACTGCGGACTAACTATTGTCGCCCCAGGCTGCTTCACACATCACCCAGCCGAGCCATGCTTACCGACGCACTGGCTCAATTCCTGGTCGCCAAGGGTTGGCAACGCTGGCTACTACTGCACGGCCCCTATGCCGAGGACAAGCGGTATGCGGATTCTGTCAAGCACAGTGCCAAGCGCTTTGGTGCCACCTTGGTTGATCAGCGGCAATGGAGCTTTGATAGCGATTTACGCCGCAGCGCACAAAAAGAAATCAGGCTCTTTAGCCAGGCGAAGAACTACGATGTAACAGTAATCGCAGACGAACGGGGAGATATAGGTGAGTACATCCCCTACAACACATGGTTAGCCCGTCCGGCAGCGGGCACCCAGGGCCTGAAGCCAACCGCCTGGCACTGGAGCGTCGAGCAGTGGGGCGCTACCCAGCTTCAAGAGCGCTTTAGAGCGAGCGCATCCCGGGATATGAATGACCTGGACTATGCCGCCTGGTTAGCAGTGAGAGTAATCGGCGAGGCAGTCACCCGTACGAACAGTGACGACCTCAATAAGTTGTACCGCTACATCCTCAGCGATAGGTTCGAGGTGAGTGGATTTAAGGGCAGACCTCTGTCATTCAGGAGCTGGAACGGTCAATTGCGACAACCCATTCCCCTGGCCCATCCCAGGTCCCTGGTTAGCCAATCACCGCAAGCAGGCTTCTTACACCCAAGGTCTGAAATGGATACGTTGGGCTTTGATCAACCAGAGGTGGAATGCCAATTTGCCCAACCCTCTTCACCGGCGGAGCTGTAG
- the pedF gene encoding cytochrome c-550 PedF — MSAAVTTVLVSASSGLFAHGNVTPQAVDTSTLPSLGEEWRQENPYRGDEEAIRVGASAYNQNCARCHGLEAISGGITPDLRKLNDPMEFFNAEEADQWFMERVRNGAVVDGRVYMPPFEEILSQEAMWAIRSYIDTRKIEE; from the coding sequence ATGAGTGCTGCGGTAACTACCGTACTGGTTAGTGCCAGTAGTGGGTTGTTCGCACACGGTAATGTTACGCCCCAAGCTGTTGATACCAGCACGCTGCCCTCTTTGGGGGAAGAGTGGCGGCAAGAAAATCCATACCGGGGTGATGAAGAAGCCATCCGGGTTGGAGCATCAGCGTATAACCAAAACTGCGCGCGCTGTCACGGTCTGGAAGCGATCTCGGGTGGAATTACCCCGGATCTACGAAAGCTTAACGACCCTATGGAGTTCTTCAACGCCGAAGAAGCGGACCAGTGGTTTATGGAGCGGGTAAGAAACGGCGCTGTGGTTGACGGCCGGGTTTACATGCCGCCCTTTGAGGAAATCTTGAGCCAGGAAGCGATGTGGGCTATCCGCTCATATATCGATACCCGCAAAATCGAAGAATAA
- a CDS encoding ABC transporter ATP-binding protein, protein MAGAIRVSVEDKRFPGTGKSVIKGLNLTLKEGEFTAIIGPSGTGKTTLLRIMAGLDRRFGGNITGVDSIGMVFQEPRLMPWLNVLDNICLVADDPSTDDVKARGRALLEQVGLADWMSAYPHALSGGMQRRAALARALMPGPRLILMDEPLVSLDKGAAKELVELITALWQENNYTIVYVTHLVDEAIAMADRIVFLSGSPASIAGEVTIPLPHPRTDKDIARVRETVVAAML, encoded by the coding sequence ATGGCGGGGGCGATAAGGGTCAGTGTCGAAGATAAGCGCTTTCCCGGCACCGGCAAGAGCGTGATAAAGGGACTGAACCTCACTCTCAAGGAGGGGGAGTTCACTGCCATAATTGGGCCCTCAGGGACCGGTAAAACCACGTTGTTGCGTATCATGGCGGGGCTTGACCGCCGTTTTGGCGGTAATATTACTGGCGTGGATAGCATTGGTATGGTTTTCCAGGAGCCACGCTTGATGCCGTGGTTAAATGTGCTTGATAATATTTGTTTGGTTGCTGACGACCCCAGTACCGATGATGTAAAAGCGCGCGGCCGTGCTTTGCTCGAGCAGGTTGGTCTGGCGGACTGGATGTCGGCCTATCCACATGCCCTCTCCGGAGGGATGCAGCGACGGGCTGCACTGGCCCGGGCCCTGATGCCGGGGCCGCGTCTAATACTGATGGATGAGCCCCTGGTGTCCTTGGACAAGGGGGCAGCCAAAGAGCTTGTGGAGTTGATCACGGCACTGTGGCAAGAAAATAACTACACTATAGTGTACGTCACACACCTGGTCGATGAGGCCATTGCGATGGCCGATAGAATCGTATTTCTGTCGGGATCGCCGGCCAGTATAGCAGGGGAGGTCACTATCCCCTTGCCCCACCCTCGTACTGATAAGGATATTGCTCGAGTTAGGGAGACGGTTGTCGCCGCCATGCTGTGA
- a CDS encoding ABC transporter ATP-binding protein yields the protein MSNNALAISNISYDYGNQAALNAVTFAIAPGQFFGLLGPNGAGKSTLMALLTRLLKPTSGDIQVFSRSLSAQPSAIMSDIGVVFQQSTLDLDLSVLQNLNYHGALHGLSARDTYIRVSDELHRFGLQNKRHARVRELNGGHRRRIELARAMLHRPKLLLLDEPTAGLDIESRAALNRHVRQLCEDHNIAVLWTTHLIEELETRDPLLILDRGTTKALGQADTLLKEHNCDNIGELFALLTTPSEAVA from the coding sequence ATGTCGAATAATGCCTTGGCTATCTCAAACATCAGCTATGACTATGGCAACCAGGCCGCTCTTAATGCCGTGACATTCGCTATCGCGCCCGGTCAGTTCTTTGGCCTACTGGGGCCCAATGGCGCCGGAAAATCGACCTTAATGGCTCTTCTAACGCGCCTCCTAAAACCTACAAGTGGTGACATTCAAGTATTTTCACGCTCCCTCTCAGCACAGCCCAGCGCCATCATGTCAGATATCGGTGTGGTCTTTCAGCAAAGCACCTTGGACCTCGACCTTAGCGTTCTCCAAAACCTAAACTACCATGGTGCTCTGCACGGCCTGTCGGCACGGGACACCTACATCCGGGTTAGCGACGAGCTGCACCGCTTTGGACTCCAGAACAAACGTCACGCCCGGGTAAGGGAGTTAAACGGCGGTCACCGCCGCCGAATTGAGCTGGCTCGCGCCATGTTGCACAGGCCCAAGCTGTTGCTTTTGGACGAACCGACTGCCGGACTGGATATCGAGTCCCGGGCGGCGCTAAACCGGCACGTTCGACAGCTCTGCGAAGATCACAACATTGCCGTTCTGTGGACCACACACCTTATTGAGGAGCTGGAGACCAGGGACCCACTGCTTATACTGGACCGCGGTACCACCAAGGCCCTGGGGCAGGCTGATACGCTGCTCAAAGAGCACAATTGCGACAATATCGGTGAACTATTTGCTCTACTCACCACGCCCAGCGAGGCGGTTGCATGA
- a CDS encoding response regulator, whose product MIHILIADDHPLFREAIRNATQRQFNDAQIGETGSLEESLDYLDQHPDLDLVLLDLNMPGMDGLNGIVTLRNTHPDVAVVVLSAEENKNVVLQSMAYGAVGFITKSMPRENIIDAIKQVLDGQAFLPPDIIRQSETSGNRRPDHAIPSEVISSLTRRQLLVFERMAKGESNKQIGYELKIAETTVKAHVSAILRKLNVQNRMKAVLCAAAIDFDHYLHRSR is encoded by the coding sequence ATGATTCACATACTTATCGCCGACGATCATCCGCTGTTCCGAGAAGCTATCCGAAATGCGACCCAGCGGCAGTTCAACGATGCTCAGATTGGCGAGACGGGCTCTCTGGAAGAGAGCCTGGACTACCTTGACCAACACCCCGACCTGGACCTTGTGTTACTCGACCTCAACATGCCGGGAATGGATGGGCTAAATGGCATTGTCACCCTCCGCAACACTCATCCCGACGTCGCCGTTGTGGTGTTGTCGGCTGAAGAAAACAAAAATGTGGTATTGCAGTCGATGGCCTATGGCGCAGTGGGCTTCATCACCAAGTCCATGCCACGGGAAAACATTATCGATGCGATAAAACAAGTCCTGGATGGGCAGGCCTTTTTACCGCCCGATATAATTCGGCAGAGCGAAACAAGCGGCAACCGGCGCCCTGACCACGCCATTCCCTCGGAAGTAATCTCATCGCTGACCCGGCGACAACTACTCGTATTTGAGCGCATGGCGAAAGGAGAATCCAACAAGCAGATAGGCTACGAACTGAAAATCGCCGAAACCACCGTCAAAGCCCACGTGTCGGCCATTTTACGCAAGCTCAACGTGCAAAACCGCATGAAGGCCGTGCTGTGTGCAGCGGCCATAGATTTTGACCACTACCTGCATCGCTCTAGATAA
- a CDS encoding YVTN family beta-propeller repeat protein — protein MTSVAEQAYVSNEKDNTLSIIDLKTLTVTKTIEVGLRPRGITFNRDYSKLYICASDSDAVQVLDVATGEVVANLPSGEDPEQFALHPNDRFLYISNENNAIVTVADIEAQEVISQIEVGLEPEGMAVSPDGKWVVNTSETSNMLHWIDSTSHELVDNTLIDQRPRHVEFSEDGSQLWASSEIGGTVTVIDVGKRTVQHVYRFSIPGIHRDRVQPVGIQLTRDGRYAFVALGPANHIAVIDIAKKKVVKYLLVGHRVWHLALNNNEQLLLSTNGVSGDVSVINVPELKVIKSIKVGRYPWGVAIKP, from the coding sequence ATGACAAGCGTCGCTGAACAGGCCTATGTGTCCAACGAAAAAGACAACACGCTTTCTATCATCGACCTAAAAACCCTAACAGTTACCAAAACTATTGAGGTCGGTCTGCGTCCTCGGGGCATCACCTTTAATCGAGATTATTCGAAGCTCTATATTTGCGCCAGCGATTCTGATGCGGTTCAGGTTCTGGATGTAGCGACCGGTGAAGTTGTCGCTAACCTACCTTCGGGAGAAGACCCCGAGCAGTTTGCACTACACCCCAATGACCGCTTTCTGTATATCTCTAACGAGAACAACGCTATTGTTACCGTGGCTGATATCGAAGCCCAGGAAGTTATCAGCCAGATCGAAGTGGGCCTGGAACCGGAGGGAATGGCCGTCAGCCCCGATGGCAAGTGGGTCGTCAACACATCCGAAACCAGCAACATGCTGCATTGGATCGACAGCACGAGTCATGAGCTGGTCGACAATACCTTGATTGATCAACGCCCGAGGCATGTCGAGTTCAGTGAAGACGGTAGCCAGCTATGGGCCTCGTCGGAAATAGGCGGCACAGTGACCGTCATTGATGTCGGCAAGCGCACCGTTCAGCACGTGTATCGATTTTCCATCCCCGGCATCCACCGTGATCGTGTGCAACCCGTGGGTATTCAACTTACCCGGGATGGCCGTTACGCCTTTGTCGCCCTGGGCCCGGCCAATCACATTGCGGTGATCGATATTGCTAAGAAAAAGGTGGTCAAATATTTACTGGTCGGCCATCGGGTCTGGCACCTGGCGTTGAACAACAATGAGCAACTTTTATTGAGTACCAATGGTGTCAGTGGCGATGTTTCGGTGATTAATGTTCCCGAACTCAAAGTAATAAAGAGTATTAAAGTCGGACGCTATCCCTGGGGTGTCGCGATCAAACCGTGA
- a CDS encoding ABC transporter permease, protein MGNSAIRFSSLAALLLVWHIVVWWGQPEALPAPLAVAQRLWSEGGQGDLFMHMWATLQRVAISFSAALVLGAALGLLMARYRTLDALLDVPLTLLLNVPALVVIILSFIWLGLTDVAAVVAVTINKLPTIAVTLREGGKAVNAGLLEVASVFGVSSWRRFSQVYLPQLVPYFLAACRAGLALVWKIVLVVELMGCSNGVGFKLGVYFQYFDIEGILAYTAAFVIIILLLDSVFMRRWEARIEAWRGR, encoded by the coding sequence ATGGGCAACTCGGCAATACGATTTAGTTCCCTGGCTGCGCTGTTATTGGTGTGGCACATAGTGGTGTGGTGGGGACAGCCTGAAGCTTTGCCGGCGCCGCTCGCTGTGGCTCAGCGTCTGTGGAGTGAAGGCGGTCAGGGTGATTTGTTTATGCACATGTGGGCCACATTGCAGCGTGTTGCCATCAGCTTTAGTGCCGCGCTCGTCCTGGGGGCAGCACTGGGGCTGCTTATGGCACGTTACCGAACACTCGATGCCTTGCTGGATGTGCCGTTAACCCTGTTGCTCAATGTACCGGCATTGGTGGTGATTATCTTGAGCTTCATCTGGCTGGGTTTGACCGATGTAGCAGCGGTGGTCGCCGTGACTATCAACAAGTTACCGACAATAGCGGTGACTCTGCGGGAAGGGGGAAAGGCAGTTAATGCCGGTCTATTAGAAGTGGCGAGTGTGTTTGGCGTGTCTAGCTGGCGCCGCTTCTCCCAGGTGTATCTGCCGCAGCTGGTGCCCTATTTTTTAGCGGCCTGCCGCGCCGGTTTGGCACTGGTCTGGAAAATCGTACTGGTGGTGGAGCTAATGGGCTGCAGCAACGGGGTCGGCTTCAAGCTCGGTGTTTACTTCCAATATTTTGATATTGAAGGGATTTTAGCTTACACCGCGGCCTTTGTGATTATTATTTTATTACTGGATAGCGTATTCATGCGCCGGTGGGAGGCAAGGATAGAGGCATGGCGGGGGCGATAA
- a CDS encoding ABC transporter permease: MKRSAYFHGFMGIAKRELYRVVQQRSRFISSLVRPLLWLVVFAAGFRAALGVAIIPPYQTYITYQVYIIPGLIGMILLFNGMQSSLSMVYDREMGSMRVLLTSPLPRPFLLACKLIASSLVSLAQVYAFLLVARFFEFSPPASGYFYALPAILLAGFLLGALGLLLSSLIRQLENFAGVMNFVVFPMFFMSSALYPLWKIRESSEILHAICQANPFTYAVELIRFALYSELNGRALAVCSATAAVLFSAAIVGYDPKRGLLKRKVGAG; encoded by the coding sequence ATGAAGCGCTCGGCCTACTTCCACGGCTTTATGGGCATCGCCAAGCGGGAGCTCTATCGGGTGGTGCAACAACGTTCCCGGTTTATATCATCGCTGGTCAGGCCTTTACTCTGGTTGGTGGTATTTGCCGCAGGATTTAGAGCCGCGCTGGGGGTAGCCATTATTCCGCCCTATCAGACCTATATCACCTACCAGGTCTATATTATTCCAGGGCTGATTGGCATGATCCTGCTGTTTAATGGCATGCAAAGTTCTCTGTCGATGGTCTATGACCGGGAAATGGGCAGTATGCGCGTATTGCTCACCAGCCCGCTGCCAAGGCCATTCCTTCTGGCTTGCAAGCTCATCGCCAGCTCACTAGTATCACTGGCCCAGGTCTATGCCTTCCTGCTAGTGGCGCGTTTCTTTGAGTTTAGTCCGCCGGCAAGTGGCTATTTTTACGCTCTTCCAGCTATTCTACTGGCGGGCTTCCTGCTGGGAGCCCTGGGCTTGCTGCTTTCTTCCCTGATCCGTCAGCTGGAGAACTTTGCCGGAGTGATGAACTTCGTGGTCTTTCCCATGTTCTTTATGTCCTCCGCGCTTTACCCCCTGTGGAAAATCCGCGAATCCAGCGAAATCCTCCACGCCATCTGTCAGGCCAACCCCTTCACCTACGCCGTCGAGCTGATTCGTTTTGCCCTTTACAGCGAGCTCAACGGCCGAGCCCTGGCAGTGTGCTCAGCCACCGCCGCCGTACTATTTAGCGCAGCAATAGTGGGCTACGACCCAAAACGAGGTCTGTTGAAACGCAAGGTTGGTGCGGGGTAG
- a CDS encoding NahK/ErcS family hybrid sensor histidine kinase/response regulator, with protein MTSPFESAHAQHSDAEGKVGSRRNQELESVIEALQYENEKLKKTNQVLIERVEQGWANHGDAYRSFQNAALLADKVKDRTIKLRKTLYKLEEANQNLSLTRLEFAHSRQRLLDTIESISDAIVLFDKDRRLVLGNSHFYDFWRGTGANFEVGTTTFRELSLMAVEHGIFDPHGKPFEKLVARGDGNRDSVIRLADGRWLQVSERPTADDGLVVVYSDITRLKENEIARQEKVLAEQNRVLQSMIANLPLGVLLVNASHQVEAWNQLLIELTGLAPESVAKGANFHDMFSGTALEGISYSPDTLADRGQRSLFQTEELLDDGRVIAIKSHLIPGGGFVNTYQDVTQQRRTAEALKNAYQHMEKRVHERTVELSALNHKLRNEIEERAQVEDSLLVAKREAEAANTSKTKFITAASHDLLQPLNAARLFATALMDYELPVQARQLANSLSYSLADVESLLGTLVDISKLEAGIVEPVREAFCVNTLINNLAKEFQQQARSNQLGFDYIEANVTVYSDSQLLARILRNFLSNSLRYTDRGRILLGCRRRTDYVEIQVWDTGIGVPEDQLEEIFREFKRINGETRREDKGLGLGLAIVDKLSGVLGHDIKITSELGKGSMFSVCVPYADARQQQCSSEQQASAVGGNHLSGCSVLVVDNDRSICLGMSAVLESWGCKVRTAQSLKDLVDRDVLSPEPDVLILDYHLDDDTTGLDAEAMISLRLGHRIPSLFITANYSNELRQLVKEQGFHLLNKPIKPLKLKSVLAYLLSQKGDAVEAG; from the coding sequence ATGACTTCCCCCTTTGAAAGTGCCCATGCACAGCACAGCGACGCAGAGGGCAAGGTCGGGAGCCGGCGCAACCAAGAGTTGGAAAGCGTCATTGAAGCGCTGCAGTATGAAAACGAAAAGCTAAAAAAAACCAACCAGGTTCTGATTGAACGGGTCGAGCAGGGTTGGGCAAACCATGGCGATGCCTATCGCTCCTTCCAAAATGCGGCTCTGCTGGCCGATAAGGTCAAAGATCGCACCATTAAGCTGCGAAAAACCCTCTATAAGCTTGAAGAGGCCAATCAAAATCTATCGCTGACGCGCCTGGAGTTCGCGCACTCCCGTCAGCGATTGCTCGACACTATAGAGAGTATTTCAGACGCCATTGTACTATTCGATAAAGATCGGCGTTTGGTGTTGGGTAACAGCCATTTCTACGATTTTTGGCGAGGCACCGGGGCAAATTTCGAGGTGGGGACAACGACCTTCCGAGAATTGTCGTTGATGGCGGTTGAGCACGGCATCTTTGACCCTCATGGCAAACCCTTTGAAAAACTCGTGGCCCGAGGGGACGGGAATCGAGACAGTGTTATTCGCTTGGCCGATGGGCGTTGGTTGCAGGTGTCGGAGCGCCCAACGGCGGATGACGGCCTAGTGGTTGTCTACAGTGACATTACCCGCCTTAAAGAAAATGAAATTGCCCGGCAGGAAAAAGTCTTGGCCGAGCAAAACCGTGTCCTGCAATCGATGATCGCCAACTTGCCCTTGGGGGTGTTGTTGGTTAATGCCAGTCATCAGGTCGAAGCCTGGAACCAGCTGTTAATTGAACTCACTGGGCTTGCCCCTGAGAGCGTCGCTAAAGGCGCGAATTTCCACGATATGTTTTCTGGCACAGCGTTGGAAGGTATCAGCTACTCTCCGGACACACTGGCAGATCGCGGGCAGCGTTCATTGTTCCAGACTGAAGAGCTGCTTGATGATGGCCGTGTGATCGCGATAAAAAGCCACCTTATACCCGGTGGTGGTTTTGTGAATACCTACCAGGATGTGACTCAGCAACGTCGCACCGCAGAAGCGCTGAAAAATGCCTACCAACATATGGAAAAACGCGTCCATGAGCGAACTGTGGAATTGTCAGCACTGAATCACAAGTTGCGCAATGAGATTGAAGAAAGGGCACAGGTAGAAGATAGCCTATTGGTGGCCAAGCGCGAAGCAGAAGCCGCTAACACCTCAAAAACCAAGTTCATTACCGCTGCCAGCCACGATTTACTTCAACCGCTGAACGCTGCCAGGCTATTTGCGACCGCCCTAATGGATTATGAGCTGCCGGTACAGGCCAGGCAGTTAGCCAACTCTCTCAGCTACTCCCTTGCCGATGTTGAGTCTTTGCTGGGTACCCTGGTCGATATCTCCAAGCTGGAGGCCGGCATAGTCGAGCCTGTGCGGGAGGCCTTTTGTGTTAATACTCTAATTAACAACCTTGCCAAAGAGTTTCAGCAGCAGGCTCGCAGTAACCAACTTGGCTTCGATTATATTGAAGCCAATGTCACGGTTTACTCAGATAGCCAACTATTGGCCCGGATATTGAGAAACTTCCTCAGCAACTCCCTGCGCTATACCGACCGGGGCCGGATCCTGCTGGGCTGTCGGCGCCGGACCGATTATGTGGAGATCCAGGTATGGGACACGGGTATTGGTGTACCAGAGGATCAACTTGAAGAAATATTTCGTGAGTTCAAGCGTATTAACGGCGAGACCCGTCGTGAAGACAAGGGCTTGGGGCTGGGCTTGGCCATTGTTGACAAGCTGTCAGGGGTGCTCGGGCACGACATAAAAATTACTTCAGAGCTGGGTAAAGGCTCTATGTTCTCGGTATGTGTGCCCTATGCCGATGCGCGCCAGCAACAGTGTAGTAGCGAGCAGCAGGCCTCGGCTGTTGGCGGCAATCACTTGAGTGGCTGTTCCGTACTGGTTGTAGATAACGACCGCTCAATTTGTCTGGGTATGTCCGCCGTGCTTGAAAGCTGGGGCTGTAAGGTCAGGACGGCGCAGAGCCTGAAAGACCTAGTGGACCGGGACGTGCTATCGCCCGAGCCGGATGTGTTGATTCTAGACTACCATCTAGATGATGACACTACCGGCCTGGATGCCGAAGCAATGATTAGCCTGCGCCTTGGACACCGGATTCCCAGTCTGTTCATCACTGCCAACTACAGCAACGAGCTAAGGCAGTTGGTGAAGGAGCAGGGCTTTCACCTGCTTAATAAACCCATTAAGCCCCTGAAGCTGAAATCTGTTTTGGCGTACTTGCTGTCGCAAAAGGGCGATGCCGTGGAGGCCGGGTAG